A window of Streptomyces sp. SAI-127 contains these coding sequences:
- a CDS encoding winged helix-turn-helix domain-containing protein encodes MATTRSLSTAPLTTPSENGARHRLRAVRPDEVPEAPDFLPPGATWLPAPQHTLPVLPGQPPMIGYLVLVPADQHQPFRPEPTVTDADADAPLVRIDTVQRTAEVNGEELDLTYLEFELLAHLVQNPHRVHTRDQLVTTVWGYGHVGDGRTVDVHIARLRRKLGAEFRGAIQTVRRVGYKYTPPTGG; translated from the coding sequence ATGGCGACCACTCGTTCTCTCTCCACCGCCCCCCTCACCACCCCGTCCGAGAACGGCGCACGGCACCGACTCCGAGCCGTCCGCCCCGACGAGGTTCCCGAAGCACCGGATTTCCTTCCTCCAGGCGCCACCTGGCTGCCCGCTCCCCAGCACACCCTGCCCGTCCTGCCGGGCCAGCCCCCGATGATCGGCTACCTCGTGCTCGTCCCGGCCGACCAGCACCAGCCCTTCCGGCCGGAACCGACGGTCACGGACGCGGACGCCGACGCCCCCCTCGTGCGGATCGACACCGTGCAGCGCACCGCCGAGGTGAACGGTGAGGAACTCGACCTGACCTACCTGGAGTTCGAGCTCCTCGCCCACCTCGTCCAGAACCCCCACCGGGTGCACACCCGCGACCAGCTGGTCACCACGGTCTGGGGCTACGGCCACGTGGGCGACGGCCGTACCGTAGACGTCCACATCGCCCGGCTGCGCCGCAAGCTGGGCGCGGAATTCCGGGGCGCGATCCAGACCGTGCGCCGGGTCGGCTACAAGTACACCCCGCCGACCGGCGGCTGA
- a CDS encoding winged helix DNA-binding domain-containing protein — translation MGLDDGVRYIGVDERRARLALRQQLAGAARVGSPEEVAGALVALHGSDPATVYLAVGARLVDPSGTVAETERALYEDRSLVRMHGMRHTVFAFPTELTAIVHASTGLAVAARERASLVKDMAKAGAPDATWLKEVEEATLAALARRGEATATELAEDEPRLREQFVYAAGKSYEGVHSVSSRLLRVLGVEGKVVRGRPLGSWISTQFRWAVAPPHPELDVAEAQAELLRRWLTVCGPATEADLKWWTGWKVTDVRRALATIHAIRVSVDEGPAYVVDGDAGPVTGPVEPWAALLPGLDPTAMGWQQRDWYLAPSLRPALFDRSGNVGPTVWWNGRVVGGWGQRPDGEIVWRLLDTEGVGSEAEAAVAAEAERLRGWVGATRVTPRFRVPLEKELAGGAG, via the coding sequence ATGGGCTTGGATGACGGAGTGCGGTACATCGGGGTCGACGAGCGGCGGGCTCGGCTGGCGTTGCGGCAGCAGCTTGCCGGGGCGGCTCGGGTGGGGAGTCCCGAGGAGGTGGCCGGGGCTCTGGTCGCGCTGCACGGGTCCGACCCGGCGACCGTGTATCTGGCGGTCGGCGCGCGGCTCGTGGATCCCTCGGGGACCGTCGCGGAGACCGAGCGGGCGTTGTACGAGGACCGGTCGTTGGTGCGGATGCACGGGATGCGGCACACCGTGTTCGCGTTCCCGACCGAGCTCACCGCCATCGTGCACGCCTCGACCGGCCTCGCGGTCGCCGCGCGGGAACGGGCCTCTCTCGTCAAGGACATGGCGAAGGCCGGGGCCCCGGACGCGACCTGGCTGAAGGAGGTCGAGGAGGCGACGCTTGCCGCGCTCGCCCGGCGCGGCGAGGCGACGGCGACGGAGCTCGCCGAGGACGAGCCGCGGCTGCGGGAGCAGTTCGTGTACGCGGCCGGGAAGAGCTACGAGGGCGTCCACTCCGTCTCGAGCCGCCTGTTGAGGGTGCTCGGCGTGGAGGGCAAGGTGGTCCGCGGCCGGCCGCTCGGCTCCTGGATCTCCACGCAGTTCCGCTGGGCGGTGGCACCCCCGCATCCCGAACTCGACGTGGCCGAGGCCCAGGCCGAGTTGCTGCGGCGCTGGCTCACCGTGTGCGGCCCCGCCACCGAGGCCGACCTGAAGTGGTGGACGGGCTGGAAGGTGACCGACGTCCGCCGCGCGCTCGCGACGATCCATGCGATCCGGGTGTCCGTGGACGAGGGGCCGGCCTACGTCGTCGACGGCGACGCCGGACCGGTCACGGGCCCCGTGGAGCCCTGGGCGGCGTTGCTGCCCGGCCTCGATCCGACGGCGATGGGCTGGCAGCAACGGGACTGGTACCTGGCGCCGTCGCTGCGGCCCGCCCTGTTCGACCGCAGCGGCAACGTGGGACCGACGGTGTGGTGGAACGGGCGGGTGGTGGGGGGTTGGGGACAGCGGCCCGACGGGGAGATCGTCTGGCGGCTGCTGGACACGGAGGGCGTGGGGAGCGAGGCCGAGGCGGCCGTCGCGGCGGAGGCGGAGCGACTGCGGGGGTGGGTGGGGGCGACGCGCGTGACACCGCGGTTCCGGGTGCCGTTGGAGAAGGAGTTGGCCGGGGGCGCCGGCTGA
- a CDS encoding DUF1996 domain-containing protein has translation MGRNTRKRRSSMATKAIAASAALALGGGGLIWANFYASAHESNNDGWSQNQTKAAAAQVATISCPDVGQKLTNVPQSARQGVATELANLDKQITEAYARLASTRQAQAGDSGFVQNAIVGPLKEKRAATIDRIRLDIQRVGGQFNTSLSQLAACTTQNAQTNAGETGGQQQDGGQQQDGGQQQDGGQQDGGQQDGGQQDGGQQQDGGQQDGGQQQGNGGQGGNGPVAADFVDITKVQGNAQLGVGQNGLPANGNSGSRGTFTTKCGTNGNDNHNTDNVIVAPGVANGAHHLHDYVGNQNNDAFASDQELAGAGTSCQNQGDKSSYFWPVLRLQDGSQDFDQNNDGGGKEGNVGKILQPAQAQLKFVGNKKGNVVAMPTALRIITGDAKAFVNGNANANVNWSCTGFENKVQLKDQYPICPQGSQVVRTTNFQSCWDGQNIDSANHRTHVSFVQADGTCANGFKAIPQLQVRLVYNVPAPKLENGTVVNPYAVDTFPENLHKPITDHNDFINFFSTNTMNKMVNCINTGKKCQ, from the coding sequence ATGGGACGCAATACACGTAAACGCCGCTCGTCGATGGCCACGAAGGCCATAGCCGCGTCGGCGGCCCTAGCGCTCGGTGGGGGCGGGCTGATCTGGGCGAACTTCTACGCCTCGGCGCACGAGTCCAACAACGACGGCTGGTCTCAGAACCAGACCAAGGCCGCCGCCGCGCAGGTGGCGACCATCTCCTGCCCCGATGTCGGTCAGAAGCTGACGAACGTGCCTCAGTCGGCGCGTCAGGGTGTGGCCACGGAGCTGGCCAACCTGGACAAGCAGATCACCGAGGCCTACGCCAGGCTCGCCTCGACGCGACAGGCTCAGGCGGGTGACTCGGGCTTCGTCCAGAACGCCATCGTCGGCCCCCTGAAGGAGAAGCGGGCGGCCACGATCGACCGGATCCGCCTCGACATCCAGCGGGTCGGTGGCCAGTTCAACACGTCGCTCAGCCAGTTGGCCGCCTGCACCACGCAGAACGCGCAGACCAACGCCGGCGAGACCGGCGGTCAGCAGCAGGACGGTGGCCAGCAGCAGGACGGCGGTCAGCAGCAGGACGGTGGCCAGCAGGACGGTGGCCAGCAGGACGGCGGTCAGCAGGACGGCGGCCAGCAGCAGGACGGCGGTCAGCAGGACGGCGGCCAGCAGCAGGGCAACGGCGGTCAGGGCGGCAACGGCCCGGTCGCGGCCGACTTCGTGGACATCACCAAGGTCCAGGGCAACGCCCAGCTCGGTGTCGGCCAGAACGGCCTCCCGGCCAACGGCAACTCGGGCTCGCGGGGCACCTTCACCACGAAGTGCGGCACCAACGGGAACGACAACCACAACACGGACAACGTGATCGTCGCCCCCGGTGTCGCCAACGGCGCCCACCACCTGCACGACTACGTCGGCAACCAGAACAACGACGCCTTCGCGAGCGACCAGGAACTGGCCGGGGCCGGCACCAGCTGCCAGAACCAGGGCGACAAGTCCTCGTACTTCTGGCCGGTGCTGCGCCTGCAGGACGGGTCGCAGGACTTCGACCAGAACAACGACGGTGGTGGCAAGGAGGGCAACGTCGGCAAGATCCTCCAGCCCGCCCAGGCGCAGCTGAAGTTCGTCGGCAACAAGAAGGGCAACGTCGTCGCGATGCCGACCGCCCTGCGCATCATCACCGGTGACGCGAAGGCCTTCGTCAACGGCAACGCCAACGCCAACGTGAACTGGAGCTGCACCGGCTTCGAGAACAAGGTGCAGCTGAAGGACCAGTACCCGATCTGCCCGCAGGGCAGCCAGGTGGTGCGTACGACCAACTTCCAGAGCTGCTGGGACGGTCAGAACATCGACAGCGCCAACCACCGCACGCACGTGTCCTTCGTCCAGGCGGACGGCACCTGCGCCAACGGCTTCAAGGCGATCCCGCAGCTCCAGGTCCGGCTCGTCTACAACGTCCCGGCCCCGAAGCTCGAGAACGGCACGGTGGTCAACCCCTACGCGGTCGACACCTTCCCGGAGAACCTGCACAAGCCGATCACCGACCACAACGACTTCATCAACTTCTTCTCCACGAACACGATGAACAAGATGGTCAACTGCATCAACACCGGCAAGAAGTGCCAGTGA
- a CDS encoding response regulator transcription factor encodes MRVVLAEDLFLLRDGLVRLLQAHDFEIAAAVESGPELARALAELEPDVAVVDVRLPPTHTDEGLQCALNARRDRPGLPVLVLSQHVEQLYARELLADGTGGVGYLLKDRVFDAEQFVDAVRRVAAGGTAMDPQVIQQLLTRRAADDQPLARITPREREVLELMAQGRSNAAIAGKLVVTERAIAKHTANIFAKLGLEVSDDDNRRVLAVLAYLDQGR; translated from the coding sequence TTGCGCGTAGTCCTGGCCGAAGACCTCTTCCTGCTGCGCGACGGTCTCGTGCGGCTCCTTCAGGCGCACGACTTCGAGATCGCGGCGGCCGTCGAGAGCGGGCCCGAACTGGCCCGCGCGCTGGCCGAACTGGAACCGGACGTCGCCGTGGTCGACGTACGGCTGCCGCCGACGCACACCGACGAGGGGCTGCAGTGCGCGCTGAACGCCCGGCGGGACAGACCCGGGCTGCCGGTGCTGGTGCTGTCGCAGCACGTGGAGCAGCTGTACGCGCGCGAGTTGCTGGCCGACGGCACCGGCGGGGTGGGCTATCTGCTCAAGGACCGGGTGTTCGACGCGGAGCAGTTCGTGGATGCCGTACGACGGGTCGCGGCGGGTGGTACGGCGATGGACCCGCAGGTGATCCAGCAGTTGCTGACCCGGCGGGCGGCCGACGACCAGCCGCTCGCCCGGATCACGCCCCGCGAGCGGGAGGTGCTGGAACTGATGGCACAGGGCCGGTCGAACGCGGCGATCGCCGGAAAGCTCGTCGTCACGGAACGGGCGATCGCCAAACACACCGCCAACATCTTCGCCAAACTGGGCCTTGAGGTGTCGGACGACGACAATCGGCGCGTTCTGGCGGTGCTCGCGTATCTCGACCAGGGCCGGTGA
- a CDS encoding sensor histidine kinase produces MTIETRNGSWSTRTRGIGLAAVRGLALSLVTLPGALLGFTLSLVSIALVPVGIGVFTTPWVLTGVRAYADWRRVLAAEWCGVRIPSAYRPIPKDAHAWARTYAMLRDPATWRDLRWLQVDMTAGYVTALLSAVVVLYPLEGLAVAAGLWRPLAKTGGYWYGFVRVSDQSSALAAGALGVALLALAPLAPRLLTAHFRLTRAVLGAGQGELAERVRVLTETRRDAVDTSAAELRRIERDLHDGAQARLVAMGMDLGTIEMLLDKDPAQAKRLLAQARQSSVDALTELRDLVRGIHPPVLAERGLGDAVRALALRLPVATEVNVELEGRPDAPVESAAYFAVSEVLTNAVKHSGADRIWIDLHQAEGMLRITVTDNGRGGALITAGSGLAGVERRLGTFDGVLAVSSPAGGPTMVTMEIPCA; encoded by the coding sequence ATGACCATCGAGACGCGGAACGGCAGCTGGAGCACGAGGACGCGGGGCATCGGTCTCGCGGCCGTGCGGGGGCTCGCACTGTCGCTGGTGACGCTGCCGGGGGCGCTGCTCGGGTTCACGCTCAGCCTGGTGTCCATCGCCCTGGTCCCGGTCGGGATCGGGGTCTTCACGACTCCTTGGGTGCTGACGGGTGTGCGTGCCTACGCGGACTGGCGGCGGGTGCTCGCGGCCGAGTGGTGCGGGGTGCGGATCCCGTCGGCGTACCGGCCGATACCAAAGGACGCCCACGCCTGGGCCCGCACCTACGCGATGCTGCGCGACCCGGCGACCTGGCGGGATCTGCGGTGGTTGCAGGTGGACATGACGGCGGGGTACGTGACGGCGCTGCTGTCGGCGGTGGTGGTCCTCTACCCGCTGGAGGGACTCGCGGTCGCGGCCGGGCTGTGGCGGCCGCTCGCGAAGACGGGTGGCTACTGGTACGGCTTCGTGCGCGTCAGCGACCAGTCCTCCGCGCTCGCCGCCGGCGCCCTGGGCGTCGCCCTGCTGGCCCTCGCCCCCCTCGCCCCGCGGCTGCTGACCGCCCACTTCCGGCTCACCCGCGCCGTACTCGGCGCCGGACAGGGCGAGTTGGCCGAACGCGTCCGCGTCCTCACCGAGACCCGGCGGGACGCCGTGGACACCTCCGCGGCCGAACTGCGGCGCATCGAGCGGGACCTGCACGACGGGGCGCAGGCCCGTCTGGTCGCCATGGGCATGGATCTCGGCACCATCGAGATGCTCCTCGACAAGGACCCCGCGCAGGCGAAGCGGCTCCTGGCGCAGGCCCGTCAGTCCTCGGTGGACGCGCTCACCGAGCTGCGCGACCTGGTGCGCGGCATCCATCCGCCGGTGCTGGCCGAGCGCGGACTGGGCGACGCCGTACGGGCGTTGGCGCTGCGGCTGCCGGTTGCGACCGAGGTGAACGTGGAGCTCGAGGGCCGGCCGGACGCGCCCGTGGAGTCGGCCGCCTACTTCGCGGTCAGCGAGGTCCTCACCAACGCGGTCAAGCACTCCGGCGCCGACCGGATCTGGATCGACCTGCATCAGGCGGAGGGGATGCTGCGGATCACGGTCACCGACAACGGCCGGGGCGGCGCCCTGATCACGGCCGGTTCGGGACTGGCCGGAGTGGAGCGGCGGCTGGGTACATTCGACGGCGTCCTGGCCGTCAGCTCACCCGCGGGCGGTCCCACCATGGTCACCATGGAGATCCCTTGCGCGTAG
- the glnII gene encoding glutamine synthetase, producing the protein MTFKAEYIWIDGTQPTAKLRSKTKIMADDAKGAELPIWGFDGSSTNQAEGHSSDRVLKPVFSCPDPIRGGDDILVLCEVLNIDMTPHESNTRAALTEVAEKFASQEPIFGIEQEYTFFKDGYPLGFPKGGFPAPQGGYYCGVGADEIFGRDVVEAHLENCLKAGLAISGINAEVMPGQWEFQVGPVSPLEVSDHLWVARWLLYRTAEDFGIAATLDPKPVKGDWNGAGAHTNFSTKAMREGYDAIITACESLGEGSKPLDHVKNYGAGIDDRLTGLHETAPWNEYSYGVSNRGASVRIPWQVEKDGKGYIEDRRPNANVDPYLVTRLIVDTCCSALEKAGQV; encoded by the coding sequence GTGACCTTCAAGGCTGAGTACATCTGGATCGACGGCACCCAGCCGACTGCCAAGCTCCGTTCCAAGACGAAGATCATGGCGGACGACGCCAAGGGCGCGGAGCTGCCGATCTGGGGCTTCGACGGGTCCTCCACGAACCAGGCCGAGGGTCACTCCTCCGACCGTGTCCTCAAGCCGGTCTTCTCCTGCCCCGACCCGATCCGCGGCGGCGACGACATCCTCGTCCTGTGCGAGGTCCTCAACATCGACATGACGCCGCACGAGTCCAACACCCGTGCCGCGCTCACCGAGGTCGCCGAGAAGTTCGCCTCCCAGGAGCCGATCTTCGGCATCGAGCAGGAGTACACGTTCTTCAAGGACGGCTACCCCCTCGGCTTCCCCAAGGGCGGCTTCCCGGCCCCGCAGGGCGGCTACTACTGCGGTGTCGGCGCGGACGAGATCTTCGGCCGTGACGTCGTCGAGGCGCACCTGGAGAACTGCCTCAAGGCGGGCCTCGCGATCTCCGGCATCAACGCCGAGGTCATGCCCGGCCAGTGGGAGTTCCAGGTCGGCCCGGTCTCCCCGCTGGAGGTCTCCGACCACCTGTGGGTGGCCCGCTGGCTGCTCTACCGCACCGCCGAGGACTTCGGCATCGCCGCCACCCTGGACCCGAAGCCGGTCAAGGGCGACTGGAACGGCGCGGGCGCGCACACCAACTTCTCCACCAAGGCGATGCGCGAGGGCTACGACGCGATCATCACCGCCTGCGAGTCGCTCGGTGAGGGCTCCAAGCCCCTCGACCACGTCAAGAACTACGGCGCCGGCATCGACGACCGCCTGACCGGTCTGCACGAGACCGCCCCGTGGAACGAGTACTCCTACGGTGTCTCCAACCGTGGCGCCTCGGTCCGTATCCCGTGGCAGGTCGAGAAGGACGGCAAGGGCTACATCGAGGACCGCCGCCCGAACGCCAACGTCGACCCGTACCTGGTGACGCGTCTGATCGTCGACACCTGCTGCTCCGCGCTGGAGAAGGCCGGCCAGGTCTGA
- a CDS encoding arsenate reductase family protein: MEIWINPACSKCRSAIGLLDAEGAEYTVRRYLEDVPSEEEIREVLVRLGLEPWDITRTQEAAAKELGLKEWARDDSSRDRWITALAEHPKLIQRPIITADDGSAVVGRTEDAVRDALARK, translated from the coding sequence ATGGAGATCTGGATCAATCCGGCCTGTTCGAAGTGCCGCAGCGCGATCGGCCTGCTCGACGCGGAGGGCGCCGAGTACACCGTCCGCCGCTATCTGGAGGACGTCCCGAGCGAGGAGGAGATCCGCGAGGTGCTCGTCCGGCTCGGGCTCGAACCGTGGGACATCACCCGCACCCAGGAGGCCGCCGCCAAGGAGCTCGGCCTCAAGGAGTGGGCCCGGGACGACAGTTCGCGCGACCGGTGGATCACCGCGCTCGCCGAACACCCGAAGCTGATCCAGCGACCCATCATCACGGCGGACGACGGCTCCGCGGTGGTCGGCCGCACCGAGGACGCCGTACGGGATGCCCTGGCCAGGAAATAG
- a CDS encoding SDR family oxidoreductase: MRLLLLGGTEFVGRAVAEAALERGWDVTVFHRGRHAPVAGVRSLHGDRTAPDGLTALAEGGPWDLVVDTWSAAPRAVRDAARLLRGRADRYVYVSSCSVYTWPQPAGYTEDAPVVEGAGADAEQTDYARDKRGGELAAVEAFGTDRSLLVRAGLILGPYENIGRLPWWLGRIARGGPVLAPGPRDLPLQYVDVRDLAQWTLGAAEAELSGPYNLVSPPGHTTMAELLGACVAVTGSNAELRWADPNAVLAAGIAPWTGLPVWVPPGSDLHDTLHGGDTSRAAEAGLRCRPVTETVSDTWRWLRDLGGVAPQRPDRPVVGIDAETEAKALAGL, translated from the coding sequence ATGAGACTTCTTCTGCTGGGTGGTACGGAGTTCGTCGGCCGGGCCGTCGCCGAGGCGGCCCTGGAACGCGGCTGGGACGTGACCGTCTTCCACCGGGGACGGCACGCGCCCGTGGCCGGGGTGCGGTCGCTGCACGGCGACCGCACCGCGCCCGACGGTCTCACGGCCCTGGCCGAAGGGGGCCCCTGGGACCTGGTCGTCGACACCTGGTCGGCGGCGCCCCGCGCGGTCCGGGACGCGGCGCGGCTGCTGCGGGGCCGCGCCGACCGGTATGTGTACGTGTCGAGTTGCTCGGTGTACACCTGGCCGCAGCCGGCCGGATACACCGAAGACGCGCCCGTGGTCGAGGGCGCCGGGGCAGACGCGGAGCAGACCGACTACGCCCGGGACAAACGGGGCGGTGAACTGGCCGCCGTCGAGGCGTTCGGCACGGACCGGTCCCTGCTCGTACGGGCCGGGCTGATCCTCGGCCCGTACGAGAACATCGGCCGCCTGCCGTGGTGGCTGGGCCGCATCGCCCGCGGCGGGCCGGTCCTCGCCCCGGGGCCACGCGACCTTCCCCTCCAGTACGTCGACGTCCGCGACCTGGCGCAGTGGACGCTGGGCGCCGCCGAGGCGGAGCTGAGCGGCCCGTACAACCTGGTCAGCCCGCCCGGCCACACCACCATGGCCGAACTCCTCGGCGCCTGCGTGGCCGTGACCGGCTCGAACGCGGAGTTGCGCTGGGCCGATCCGAACGCAGTCCTCGCCGCGGGCATCGCCCCGTGGACCGGCCTCCCGGTGTGGGTACCGCCGGGCTCCGACCTCCACGACACCCTCCACGGCGGGGACACCTCGCGGGCCGCCGAGGCAGGCCTGCGCTGCCGTCCGGTCACCGAGACGGTGTCCGACACCTGGCGCTGGTTGCGGGACCTCGGCGGGGTGGCTCCCCAGCGCCCGGACCGGCCGGTGGTCGGCATCGATGCGGAGACGGAGGCGAAGGCGCTGGCGGGTCTCTAG